Proteins co-encoded in one Halorussus vallis genomic window:
- a CDS encoding DUF2209 family protein encodes MDISGRHEENGEYLMVASAVHAAVGTAHLRSVRGMGFSISRSEPTFEDVAGVVAEAVEELPEPPSGPVVAERGEFYEEPELRVEQFLVPTFKYVESIAERETVQVAHHAAYAARKLLL; translated from the coding sequence GTGGACATCAGCGGTCGCCACGAGGAGAACGGCGAGTACCTCATGGTCGCCTCTGCGGTCCACGCCGCCGTCGGCACCGCCCACCTCCGGAGCGTGAGGGGGATGGGCTTTTCCATCAGCCGAAGCGAGCCGACCTTCGAGGATGTCGCCGGCGTCGTCGCCGAGGCCGTCGAGGAACTCCCCGAACCGCCGTCGGGTCCCGTCGTCGCCGAGCGCGGCGAGTTCTACGAAGAACCCGAACTCAGGGTCGAACAGTTCCTCGTCCCGACGTTCAAGTACGTCGAGAGCATAGCCGAGCGCGAGACAGTGCAGGTCGCACACCACGCCGCGTACGCCGCCCGAAAACTGCTCCTATGA
- the gvpG gene encoding gas vesicle protein GvpG, whose product MFVVDDLLVRPFVGLLDVLHTMALDEMYDVESIRDDVKENRLLYELGEIPREEYERRDEELREELEFAERVRTELASGKIEVKR is encoded by the coding sequence ATGTTCGTGGTCGACGACCTGCTCGTCCGACCGTTCGTCGGCCTGCTCGACGTGTTGCACACGATGGCGCTCGACGAGATGTACGACGTCGAGTCGATCCGCGACGACGTCAAGGAGAACCGCCTGCTGTACGAACTCGGCGAGATACCCCGCGAGGAGTACGAGCGCCGAGACGAGGAACTTCGCGAGGAACTCGAGTTCGCCGAGCGCGTCCGTACGGAACTGGCCAGCGGGAAGATAGAGGTGAAACGCTGA
- the gvpA gene encoding gas vesicle protein GvpA yields MSRAQPNASSLAEVLDRILDKGVVVDVWARVSVVGIELLTVEARVVAASVDTFLHYAEEIAKIEQASASGDMDDLEELEVETEAQTA; encoded by the coding sequence ATGTCACGAGCACAACCCAACGCGTCGAGCCTCGCGGAGGTTCTCGACCGCATCCTCGACAAGGGCGTCGTCGTCGACGTCTGGGCGAGAGTGTCGGTCGTCGGCATCGAACTGCTCACCGTCGAGGCGCGGGTCGTCGCCGCCTCGGTGGACACCTTCCTCCACTACGCCGAGGAGATAGCAAAGATAGAGCAAGCGAGCGCCTCCGGGGACATGGACGACCTCGAGGAACTGGAGGTCGAAACGGAGGCCCAGACGGCGTAG
- the gvpN gene encoding gas vesicle protein GvpN translates to MSDSGRERKVRGPKIRSDRESKRTRKTSKSLGDDEREGSRSVESADSTDREFVETDEVAAYRRRVERWLDADRPVHVVGPSGVGKTALALAVARGRDAPTVWVNGDAELDTADLVGEYAGKEQYTERDAFVHDVVKKKEVVRDRWVDNPLTVAVREGATLVYNEFARSKPAANNVLLSVLEEGVLELPGKRGEDRQVEVHPDFRVILTSNSAEYAGVHEPQDALLDRLVTVHLDRYGRETEVEIVAARSDLDRERVEDVVSAVRVLGEELDVPVSTRAAIAVADGVAAFPDDEPLAGVCRDVLSSHVTTGDASDLHQRIDELV, encoded by the coding sequence ATGAGCGACTCCGGCCGCGAGCGGAAGGTCCGGGGACCGAAGATTCGGTCGGACCGCGAGTCCAAACGGACCCGGAAGACGTCGAAGTCGCTCGGCGACGACGAGCGCGAAGGGTCGCGGTCGGTCGAGTCGGCCGACTCGACCGACCGCGAGTTCGTCGAAACCGACGAGGTCGCGGCGTACCGCCGGCGCGTCGAGCGGTGGCTGGACGCCGACCGACCGGTCCACGTCGTCGGCCCGTCCGGGGTCGGCAAGACCGCGCTCGCGCTCGCGGTCGCCCGCGGCCGCGACGCGCCGACGGTCTGGGTGAACGGCGACGCCGAACTCGACACCGCCGACCTCGTCGGCGAGTACGCCGGCAAGGAGCAGTACACCGAGCGCGACGCCTTCGTCCACGACGTGGTGAAGAAGAAGGAGGTCGTCCGCGACCGGTGGGTCGACAACCCGCTGACGGTCGCGGTCCGAGAGGGCGCGACGCTCGTCTACAACGAGTTCGCGCGCTCGAAACCCGCGGCGAACAACGTCCTGCTGTCGGTACTCGAAGAGGGCGTCCTCGAACTCCCCGGCAAGCGCGGCGAGGACCGTCAGGTCGAGGTCCACCCCGACTTCCGGGTGATCCTGACCTCGAACTCCGCGGAGTACGCCGGGGTCCACGAACCCCAGGACGCGCTGCTCGACCGACTGGTCACGGTCCACCTCGACCGGTACGGTCGCGAAACCGAGGTCGAAATCGTCGCCGCTCGCTCGGACTTGGACCGCGAACGCGTCGAGGACGTCGTCTCGGCGGTCCGGGTGCTCGGCGAGGAGTTGGACGTCCCGGTCAGCACCCGCGCCGCCATCGCCGTCGCCGACGGCGTGGCGGCGTTCCCCGACGACGAACCGCTCGCGGGCGTCTGCCGGGACGTGCTCTCTTCGCACGTCACCACCGGCGACGCGTCGGATCTGCACCAACGAATCGATGAACTGGTATGA
- the gvpH gene encoding gas vesicle protein GvpH: protein MGERPDDGDDSDDRPEDRRGDGETPDRDEEATDRRRPADEHGRNSAKPSFGLRDGFGLLTDLLRGLDASDRRRESGRFGGDRANVDYDVSVGLGTGPDKRDGDRDRRARRSRSPAERRVGERSRTSRPRSGDFGDYLVTSRLEEDGLVVTADLPDVSAEELTVGFARDREELVVGVGDGVVERVALPWPASATKTTFRNGVLEIRLREDADA, encoded by the coding sequence ATGGGCGAGCGACCCGACGACGGCGACGACTCGGACGACCGACCCGAGGACCGCCGAGGCGACGGCGAGACGCCCGACCGCGACGAGGAGGCGACCGACAGGCGGCGACCGGCCGACGAGCACGGCCGAAACTCGGCGAAGCCGAGTTTCGGCCTGCGAGACGGGTTCGGCCTCCTGACCGACCTCCTGCGGGGACTCGACGCGAGCGACCGACGCCGCGAGTCCGGGCGGTTCGGCGGCGACCGGGCGAACGTCGACTACGACGTGAGCGTCGGCCTCGGCACCGGACCTGACAAGCGCGACGGCGACCGCGACCGCCGCGCGCGGCGGTCGCGGTCGCCCGCCGAGCGTCGCGTCGGCGAACGCTCGCGCACGTCCCGTCCCCGGAGCGGCGACTTCGGCGACTACCTGGTGACGAGTCGTCTCGAGGAAGACGGCCTGGTCGTGACCGCCGACCTGCCCGACGTGTCGGCCGAGGAACTGACCGTCGGGTTCGCCCGGGACCGCGAGGAACTCGTGGTGGGCGTCGGCGACGGCGTCGTCGAGCGCGTCGCGCTCCCGTGGCCCGCGAGCGCGACCAAGACGACGTTCAGGAACGGCGTGCTGGAGATACGGCTCCGGGAGGACGCCGACGCATGA
- a CDS encoding GvpL/GvpF family gas vesicle protein has product MSGNKLYVYGVFEDDGDEEFELSVDGVGGADRVRAVSFRNLSALVSDIDTTDPEESDENAQAHDDVLRAALEHDREPTVVPMQFGMAFESARTLKNVLRGTRHSFTKALRDVEGTVELGVKVVSEEDADPDPEAVRAAADDHLGAVAVNDAENDRFSDRLLVNHAYLVERDRRDDFDEAVDALQSDLEDEAMVQYTGPWAPYNFVDIHVGANR; this is encoded by the coding sequence GTGTCAGGAAATAAACTTTACGTTTATGGAGTGTTCGAGGACGACGGCGACGAGGAGTTCGAACTCTCGGTCGACGGCGTCGGCGGTGCCGACCGCGTACGGGCCGTCTCGTTCCGCAACCTCTCGGCGCTGGTGTCGGACATCGACACCACCGACCCGGAGGAGTCCGACGAGAACGCGCAGGCCCACGACGACGTGTTGCGCGCGGCGCTCGAACACGACCGCGAACCCACGGTCGTCCCGATGCAGTTCGGGATGGCCTTCGAGAGCGCACGCACGCTGAAGAACGTCCTCCGCGGGACCCGCCACTCGTTCACCAAGGCGCTCCGGGACGTCGAGGGGACCGTCGAACTCGGCGTGAAGGTCGTCAGCGAGGAGGACGCCGACCCCGACCCCGAGGCGGTCCGGGCGGCCGCCGACGACCACCTCGGCGCCGTCGCGGTCAACGACGCCGAGAACGACCGCTTCAGCGACCGCCTGCTGGTCAACCACGCCTACCTCGTGGAACGCGACCGGCGCGACGACTTCGACGAGGCGGTCGACGCCCTCCAGTCGGACCTCGAGGACGAAGCGATGGTCCAGTACACCGGCCCGTGGGCGCCGTACAACTTCGTGGACATCCACGTGGGGGCGAACCGCTGA
- a CDS encoding VOC family protein codes for MPVEIGRTTVLVDDYDAAIAFYTEVLGLEVLADTELENGFRAVHVGDPAQAPVGLWLMEPPSDRERDRIGDQTGDAPALVFYTDDIREEYETLRARGVEFRDEPESGETGTSAHFEDYAGNHCLLVELHDADD; via the coding sequence ATGCCGGTCGAAATCGGACGAACGACCGTTCTGGTCGACGACTACGACGCGGCGATAGCGTTCTACACGGAGGTGCTCGGCTTAGAAGTGCTCGCCGACACCGAACTCGAAAACGGGTTCCGGGCCGTCCACGTCGGCGACCCCGCACAGGCGCCCGTCGGCCTCTGGCTGATGGAACCGCCGAGCGACCGCGAGCGCGACCGAATCGGCGACCAGACCGGCGACGCGCCCGCGCTGGTGTTCTACACCGACGATATTCGCGAAGAGTACGAAACCCTGCGAGCGCGCGGCGTCGAGTTCCGCGACGAACCCGAGTCAGGCGAGACGGGCACGAGCGCCCACTTCGAGGACTATGCGGGCAACCACTGCCTGCTCGTGGAGTTGCACGACGCCGACGACTGA
- the gvpO gene encoding gas vesicle protein GvpO, translated as MAKSESGERDDLQDVGGVGPERADALREAGFESVDDLRDADVEALTAADGIGEAAASEILAGFGDESDAADENDGDGDDESEVEADEDEMDDETDGRETDDEGDESADANGAGEDDGDVSADGGAAVSESADLDILSARETAEEVAQTLIDEPFDGIIEVEQGSDGWFAVVEVVERSAVPDTQDILGRYEIDLDESGSVTAYRLVDRYRRGDMSG; from the coding sequence GTGGCGAAGAGTGAATCCGGCGAGCGCGACGACCTACAGGACGTCGGGGGCGTCGGCCCCGAACGAGCCGACGCGCTCCGCGAGGCCGGATTCGAGTCGGTCGACGACCTGCGGGACGCCGACGTCGAGGCCCTGACCGCCGCCGACGGCATCGGCGAGGCGGCGGCGTCCGAAATCCTCGCGGGTTTCGGCGACGAGAGCGATGCCGCCGACGAGAACGACGGTGACGGCGACGACGAATCCGAAGTCGAGGCGGACGAGGACGAGATGGACGACGAGACGGACGGGCGCGAGACGGACGACGAAGGAGACGAGAGTGCAGACGCGAACGGTGCCGGCGAAGACGACGGAGACGTGTCGGCCGACGGCGGCGCGGCGGTTTCGGAGTCGGCCGACCTCGACATCTTGAGCGCCCGTGAAACCGCCGAGGAGGTCGCGCAGACGCTCATCGACGAACCGTTCGACGGCATCATCGAGGTGGAGCAGGGGAGCGACGGCTGGTTCGCCGTCGTCGAGGTGGTCGAGCGGAGCGCGGTGCCGGACACCCAGGACATCCTCGGCCGGTACGAGATCGACCTCGACGAGTCGGGGTCTGTCACCGCGTACCGCCTGGTGGACCGCTACCGGCGCGGCGACATGTCGGGGTAA
- a CDS encoding FUN14 domain-containing protein, whose protein sequence is MEAGLNPQQLGLEFGSGAVVGGVVGFAAKKVAKLIAVIVGIELALFKFLESRGILTVDWDKLTAGMLKAGETAQTGAPPSWVMTILSTLSIGAGFTGGFLLGFRKG, encoded by the coding sequence ATGGAAGCGGGATTAAACCCTCAACAACTCGGCCTGGAGTTCGGTTCGGGCGCGGTCGTCGGCGGCGTCGTCGGTTTCGCCGCCAAGAAGGTCGCGAAACTCATCGCCGTCATCGTCGGCATCGAACTGGCGCTGTTCAAATTCCTCGAATCGCGAGGCATACTCACCGTCGACTGGGACAAACTCACCGCCGGAATGCTGAAGGCGGGCGAAACCGCCCAGACCGGCGCGCCGCCGTCGTGGGTGATGACCATCCTCTCGACGCTCTCTATCGGCGCCGGCTTCACCGGCGGCTTTCTGCTCGGCTTCCGGAAAGGATAG
- the gvpJ gene encoding gas vesicle protein GvpJ, with amino-acid sequence MDETRPTRRQSDLADVVELLLDKGVVINADIAVTVGETELLGVKLRAAVASFETAAQYGMEFPDGTDVDRVEHAAGVEPLEDGPGEQVELDELEVESPAADDPEDERDDD; translated from the coding sequence ATGGACGAAACCAGACCCACCAGACGACAGAGCGACCTCGCGGACGTGGTAGAGCTCCTGCTCGACAAGGGCGTGGTCATCAACGCCGACATCGCCGTGACGGTCGGCGAAACCGAGCTCCTGGGGGTGAAACTCCGGGCCGCCGTCGCGTCGTTCGAGACGGCCGCCCAGTACGGCATGGAGTTCCCCGACGGGACCGACGTCGACCGCGTCGAGCACGCCGCGGGGGTCGAACCGCTCGAGGACGGCCCGGGCGAGCAGGTCGAACTCGACGAACTCGAAGTCGAGAGTCCGGCAGCCGACGACCCGGAGGACGAACGTGACGACGATTGA
- the moaC gene encoding cyclic pyranopterin monophosphate synthase MoaC, protein MSEGGEDGEAGEGDESAELTHTDEAGEVQMVDVGEKPDTRRRAVAAGEINLQPETVEAIRDDALGKGDVLATARVGAVQAVKHTWETIPMCHQIPITNVETSFDLYDERVTLEVAVETTGKTGCEMEALEGVTTGLNVVWDMVKAAEKNDDGQYPDTSIDRVRVVEKTKTVVRAETETPR, encoded by the coding sequence CGAGGCGGGCGAGGGAGACGAGTCGGCGGAACTCACCCACACCGACGAGGCGGGCGAGGTTCAGATGGTCGACGTGGGCGAGAAGCCCGACACCCGCCGGCGAGCGGTCGCGGCGGGCGAGATCAACCTCCAACCGGAAACCGTCGAGGCGATTCGGGACGACGCCCTCGGGAAGGGCGACGTGCTCGCGACCGCCCGGGTCGGCGCGGTCCAGGCGGTCAAGCACACCTGGGAGACCATCCCGATGTGCCACCAGATTCCCATCACCAACGTCGAAACCAGCTTTGACCTCTACGACGAGCGCGTCACCCTGGAGGTCGCGGTCGAAACCACCGGGAAGACGGGGTGCGAGATGGAGGCCCTGGAGGGCGTGACCACGGGCCTGAACGTGGTGTGGGACATGGTGAAGGCGGCCGAGAAGAACGACGACGGCCAGTACCCCGACACGTCCATCGACCGGGTTCGCGTGGTCGAGAAGACGAAGACCGTGGTGCGAGCGGAAACCGAGACGCCGCGATAG
- the hflX gene encoding GTPase HflX, with the protein MKAIIVKRVDSGTPDTEEICDLARAAGYEVADVFTQTREEDAAHQVGEGKADEIAAAVAETGAGIVIFDNQLGPYQTYNLGQKFPEDTRVVDRFRLILEIFGQRAQTRKAQLQVELAELRYELPRAEAKTSLAKRDERPGFMGLGEYDESREQDIKDQISNIKGELDRIARTEADRRDRRRESGFDLVAMAGYTNAGKSTLMQSLAADLELGQNDDLHPDLDTTAEAQDRLFTTLGTTTRKMDMERRDVLLTDTVGFISDLPHWLVESFQSTLDAVYYADLVLLVVDVSEPIDEIREKLVTSHDTLYERNEAPIVTVLNKIDAVTDEELREKTEALSALAPNPIAVSGEQQLNLDGLRARIDAELPDWERERLVMPMTEDTMSVVSWIHDHARVEDVTYADDEVLVDFEARPSIVQQSRAKAGELASAPSA; encoded by the coding sequence ATGAAAGCGATAATCGTCAAGCGAGTCGACTCCGGAACGCCCGACACCGAAGAGATCTGCGACCTCGCCCGCGCTGCGGGTTACGAGGTCGCCGACGTGTTCACCCAGACGCGCGAGGAGGACGCCGCGCACCAGGTCGGGGAGGGCAAGGCCGACGAGATAGCCGCCGCTGTCGCCGAGACGGGCGCCGGCATCGTCATCTTCGACAACCAACTCGGGCCGTACCAGACGTACAACCTCGGCCAGAAGTTCCCCGAGGATACCCGCGTCGTCGACCGATTCCGGCTCATCCTCGAGATATTCGGCCAGCGGGCGCAGACTCGGAAGGCCCAACTCCAGGTCGAACTCGCGGAACTGCGCTACGAACTCCCGCGGGCGGAGGCCAAGACGAGCCTCGCCAAGCGCGACGAGCGGCCGGGGTTCATGGGACTGGGCGAGTACGACGAGAGCCGCGAGCAGGACATCAAGGACCAGATCAGCAACATCAAGGGCGAACTCGACCGCATCGCTCGGACCGAGGCCGACCGCCGGGACCGACGCCGGGAGTCGGGCTTCGACCTGGTGGCGATGGCGGGCTACACCAACGCCGGGAAGTCGACGCTGATGCAGAGCCTGGCGGCCGACCTCGAACTCGGCCAGAACGACGACCTCCACCCGGACCTCGACACGACCGCCGAGGCCCAGGACCGCCTGTTCACCACGCTGGGAACGACGACCCGGAAGATGGACATGGAGCGCCGCGACGTGCTGTTGACCGACACGGTCGGGTTCATCTCCGACCTGCCCCACTGGCTGGTTGAGTCGTTCCAGTCGACCCTCGACGCGGTGTACTACGCCGACCTCGTCCTCCTCGTCGTGGACGTGAGCGAACCCATCGACGAGATTCGCGAGAAACTCGTCACGAGCCACGACACCCTCTACGAGCGCAACGAGGCGCCCATCGTGACGGTGTTGAACAAGATAGACGCCGTGACCGACGAGGAACTCCGCGAGAAGACCGAGGCGCTGTCCGCGCTCGCGCCGAACCCTATCGCGGTCAGCGGTGAACAGCAACTCAACCTCGACGGACTCCGGGCCAGAATCGACGCCGAACTCCCCGACTGGGAGCGCGAGCGACTCGTCATGCCGATGACCGAGGACACGATGAGCGTGGTGTCGTGGATTCACGACCACGCCCGCGTCGAGGACGTGACCTACGCCGACGACGAGGTGCTGGTCGACTTCGAGGCCCGGCCCTCCATCGTCCAGCAGTCGCGGGCGAAGGCGGGCGAACTCGCCAGCGCGCCGTCGGCGTGA